A single window of Hemibagrus wyckioides isolate EC202008001 linkage group LG28, SWU_Hwy_1.0, whole genome shotgun sequence DNA harbors:
- the tbx3a gene encoding T-box transcription factor TBX3a isoform X1: protein MQYLDFWMTFLMRDPVIQGSSMAYHPFLPNRGPEFAMSAMLGHQPPFFPALALPPNGSLSLPGALGKPIMEQLMGTADSGLHFSSLGHQAAAAHLRPLKTLEPEEEVEDDPKVHLEAKELWELFHKCGTEMVITKSGRRMFPPFKVRCTGLDKKAKYILLMDIVAADDCRYKFHNSRWMVAGKADPEMPKRMYIHPDSPATGEQWMSKVVNFHKLKLTNNISDKHGFALFSLQTILNSMHKYQPRFHIVRANDILKLPYSTFRTYVFPETDFIAVTAYQNDKITQLKIDHNPFAKGFRDTGNGRREKRKQLALQSLRSYEEPQKKENGTSDDSSGEQTSFKCFRPASSPAVATVGRQSLKDFCDSDEDSDEDERDVNPKEGPDSSKISTTTTEDAKEREGALNKLNSFGESDSRLRESRTEKSRADSRHSPVTLISSTTRSGEDHKSPAGEQPKLDECRSVSKESYTTPLTVQTDAGVHLNQSHLHNFGFPPGLAGQQFFNHLGSAHPFLLHPSQFNMGGAFSNMAAGMGPLLAAVSSGGVTSMDTASMASPSQSLTGAPGVPFHLQQHVLASQGLAMSPFGGLFPYPYTYMAAAAAASSAAATSSVHRHPFLNAVRPRLRYSPYSLPSVPDSTLLTTAIPPIDLKGDVMASSPVSATLDSTSEVTSRSSTISSGSVSLSPKTGSEKDSNNELQSIQRLVSGLDSKQDRERSVSP, encoded by the exons ATGCAATATCTGGACTTTTGGATGACCTTCCTGATGAGAGATCCAGTTATCCAAGGCTCGAGTATGGCATACCACCCGTTTTTGCCTAACCGGGGTCCAGAGTTTGCCATGAGTGCCATGCTGGGCCACCAGCCGCCCTTCTTCCCCGCGTTGGCACTGCCACCGAACGGCTCGCTTTCGCTACCAGGAGCGCTCGGGAAGCCTATTATGGAACAGTTGATGGGCACCGCGGATTCGGGCCTGCATTTCTCCTCTCTGGGGCATCAGGCCGCCGCTGCTCATCTTCGGCCTCTTAAAACACTCGAGCCggaggaggaagtggaggacGACCCAAAAGTTCATCTCGAAGCGAAGGAACTTTGGGAGCTCTTTCACAAGTGCGGCACAGAAATGGTTATCACCAAATCAGGAAG ACGAATGTTTCCTCCGTTTAAAGTAAGATGCACTGGCCTGGACAAGAAAGCCAAATATATTCTCTTGATGGATATTGTAGCGGCTGACGACTGTAGGTATAAATTTCATAATTCGCGTTGGATGGTGGCCGGTAAAGCTGACCCCGAAATGCCAAAGCGCATGTACATTCACCCGGACAGCCCAGCAACTGGCGAGCAATGGATGTCCAAAGTCGTCAACTTTCACAAACTTAAACTGACCAACAATATCTCGGATAAGCATGGATTT GCCTTGTTTTCATTGCAGACAATTTTAAACTCCATGCACAAATACCAGCCAAGATTTCACATTGTTCGGGCCAACGACATTCTCAAACTCCCCTACAGCACGTTCAGAACTTACGTTTTCCCCGAGACTGATTTTATTGCTGTTACTGCGTACCAAAACGACAAG ATTACACAGCTGAAAATCGACCACAATCCATTTGCTAAGGGTTTTCGAGATACTGGAAATGGAAGACGTGAAAAAAG AAAACAGCTGGCCTTACAATCCTTACGATCCTACGAGGAACCGCAGAAAAAAGAGAACGGCACGTCTGACGATTCATCCGGAGAACAGacttcatttaaatgttttcGTCCAGCTTCATCTCCTGCAGTGGCCACCGTGGGTCGGCAGAGTCTTAAAG ACTTCTGTGACAGCGACGAAGACAGTGACGAGGACGAAAGAGACGTAAACCCCAAAGAAGGACCAGACTCCAGCAaaatctccaccaccaccactgaaGACGCAAAGGAACGCGAGGGTGCTTTGAACAAACTCAACTCGTTTGGGGAAAGCGACTCTCGTTTGAGAGAGAGCAGGACTGAGAAAAGCCGTGCCGATTCGCGACACAGCCCTGTAACGCTCATTTCCAGCACCACGCGCTCGGGAGAAGATCACAAAAGTCCCGCAGGAGAGCAGCCCAAACTGGACGAGTGCCGCTCCGTTAGCAAGGAGAGTTATACGACACCATTGACTGTTCAGACAGACGCCGGCGTGCATCTGAACCAAAGCCACTTACACAATTTCGGATTTCCGCCCGGTTTGGCCGGGCAGCAGTTTTTCAATCACTTGGGAAGCGCCCATCCTTTCCTCTTGCATCCCAGTCAGTTCAATATGGGAGGTGCGTTTTCCAATATGGCCGCCGGGATGGGGCCATTATTGGCAGCCGTGTCCTCCGGAGGAGTGACCAGCATGGACACGGCCAGTATGGCGTCACCGTCGCAAAGTCTGACTGGAGCGCCGGGAGTGCCTTTTCATCTGCAGCAACACGTCCTGGCATCTCAG GGATTGGCGATGTCTCCTTTTGGAGGCCTTTTCCCATATCCCTATACGTACATGGCAGCAGCAGCTGCTGCCTCTTCCGCGGCAGCCACCTCCTCGGTTCATCGCCACCCGTTCCTTAACGCCGTACGCCCGCGGCTCCGGTACAGCCCTTATTCATTACCGAGTGTCCCGGACAGCACTTTGCTCACAACCGCCATTCCTCCCATCGACCTCAAGGGGGACGTCATGGCGTCTAGTCCGGTATCTGCGACTCTGGACTCCACGTCTGAGGTGACCAGCCGCTCTTCGACCATATCATCCGGCTCCGTGTCTCTTTCTCCCAAAACGGGCTCTGAAAAAGATTCAAACAACGAGTTGCAGAGCATTCAGCGCCTTGTGAGCGGACTCGATTCAAAGCAGGACAGAGAGCGAAGCGTATCTCcataa
- the tbx3a gene encoding T-box transcription factor TBX3a isoform X3 yields the protein MFPPFKVRCTGLDKKAKYILLMDIVAADDCRYKFHNSRWMVAGKADPEMPKRMYIHPDSPATGEQWMSKVVNFHKLKLTNNISDKHGFALFSLQTILNSMHKYQPRFHIVRANDILKLPYSTFRTYVFPETDFIAVTAYQNDKITQLKIDHNPFAKGFRDTGNGRREKRKQLALQSLRSYEEPQKKENGTSDDSSGEQTSFKCFRPASSPAVATVGRQSLKDFCDSDEDSDEDERDVNPKEGPDSSKISTTTTEDAKEREGALNKLNSFGESDSRLRESRTEKSRADSRHSPVTLISSTTRSGEDHKSPAGEQPKLDECRSVSKESYTTPLTVQTDAGVHLNQSHLHNFGFPPGLAGQQFFNHLGSAHPFLLHPSQFNMGGAFSNMAAGMGPLLAAVSSGGVTSMDTASMASPSQSLTGAPGVPFHLQQHVLASQGLAMSPFGGLFPYPYTYMAAAAAASSAAATSSVHRHPFLNAVRPRLRYSPYSLPSVPDSTLLTTAIPPIDLKGDVMASSPVSATLDSTSEVTSRSSTISSGSVSLSPKTGSEKDSNNELQSIQRLVSGLDSKQDRERSVSP from the exons ATGTTTCCTCCGTTTAAAGTAAGATGCACTGGCCTGGACAAGAAAGCCAAATATATTCTCTTGATGGATATTGTAGCGGCTGACGACTGTAGGTATAAATTTCATAATTCGCGTTGGATGGTGGCCGGTAAAGCTGACCCCGAAATGCCAAAGCGCATGTACATTCACCCGGACAGCCCAGCAACTGGCGAGCAATGGATGTCCAAAGTCGTCAACTTTCACAAACTTAAACTGACCAACAATATCTCGGATAAGCATGGATTT GCCTTGTTTTCATTGCAGACAATTTTAAACTCCATGCACAAATACCAGCCAAGATTTCACATTGTTCGGGCCAACGACATTCTCAAACTCCCCTACAGCACGTTCAGAACTTACGTTTTCCCCGAGACTGATTTTATTGCTGTTACTGCGTACCAAAACGACAAG ATTACACAGCTGAAAATCGACCACAATCCATTTGCTAAGGGTTTTCGAGATACTGGAAATGGAAGACGTGAAAAAAG AAAACAGCTGGCCTTACAATCCTTACGATCCTACGAGGAACCGCAGAAAAAAGAGAACGGCACGTCTGACGATTCATCCGGAGAACAGacttcatttaaatgttttcGTCCAGCTTCATCTCCTGCAGTGGCCACCGTGGGTCGGCAGAGTCTTAAAG ACTTCTGTGACAGCGACGAAGACAGTGACGAGGACGAAAGAGACGTAAACCCCAAAGAAGGACCAGACTCCAGCAaaatctccaccaccaccactgaaGACGCAAAGGAACGCGAGGGTGCTTTGAACAAACTCAACTCGTTTGGGGAAAGCGACTCTCGTTTGAGAGAGAGCAGGACTGAGAAAAGCCGTGCCGATTCGCGACACAGCCCTGTAACGCTCATTTCCAGCACCACGCGCTCGGGAGAAGATCACAAAAGTCCCGCAGGAGAGCAGCCCAAACTGGACGAGTGCCGCTCCGTTAGCAAGGAGAGTTATACGACACCATTGACTGTTCAGACAGACGCCGGCGTGCATCTGAACCAAAGCCACTTACACAATTTCGGATTTCCGCCCGGTTTGGCCGGGCAGCAGTTTTTCAATCACTTGGGAAGCGCCCATCCTTTCCTCTTGCATCCCAGTCAGTTCAATATGGGAGGTGCGTTTTCCAATATGGCCGCCGGGATGGGGCCATTATTGGCAGCCGTGTCCTCCGGAGGAGTGACCAGCATGGACACGGCCAGTATGGCGTCACCGTCGCAAAGTCTGACTGGAGCGCCGGGAGTGCCTTTTCATCTGCAGCAACACGTCCTGGCATCTCAG GGATTGGCGATGTCTCCTTTTGGAGGCCTTTTCCCATATCCCTATACGTACATGGCAGCAGCAGCTGCTGCCTCTTCCGCGGCAGCCACCTCCTCGGTTCATCGCCACCCGTTCCTTAACGCCGTACGCCCGCGGCTCCGGTACAGCCCTTATTCATTACCGAGTGTCCCGGACAGCACTTTGCTCACAACCGCCATTCCTCCCATCGACCTCAAGGGGGACGTCATGGCGTCTAGTCCGGTATCTGCGACTCTGGACTCCACGTCTGAGGTGACCAGCCGCTCTTCGACCATATCATCCGGCTCCGTGTCTCTTTCTCCCAAAACGGGCTCTGAAAAAGATTCAAACAACGAGTTGCAGAGCATTCAGCGCCTTGTGAGCGGACTCGATTCAAAGCAGGACAGAGAGCGAAGCGTATCTCcataa
- the tbx3a gene encoding T-box transcription factor TBX3a isoform X2, producing MQYLDFWMTFLMRDPVIQGSSMAYHPFLPNRGPEFAMSAMLGHQPPFFPALALPPNGSLSLPGALGKPIMEQLMGTADSGLHFSSLGHQAAAAHLRPLKTLEPEEEVEDDPKVHLEAKELWELFHKCGTEMVITKSGRRMFPPFKVRCTGLDKKAKYILLMDIVAADDCRYKFHNSRWMVAGKADPEMPKRMYIHPDSPATGEQWMSKVVNFHKLKLTNNISDKHGFTILNSMHKYQPRFHIVRANDILKLPYSTFRTYVFPETDFIAVTAYQNDKITQLKIDHNPFAKGFRDTGNGRREKRKQLALQSLRSYEEPQKKENGTSDDSSGEQTSFKCFRPASSPAVATVGRQSLKDFCDSDEDSDEDERDVNPKEGPDSSKISTTTTEDAKEREGALNKLNSFGESDSRLRESRTEKSRADSRHSPVTLISSTTRSGEDHKSPAGEQPKLDECRSVSKESYTTPLTVQTDAGVHLNQSHLHNFGFPPGLAGQQFFNHLGSAHPFLLHPSQFNMGGAFSNMAAGMGPLLAAVSSGGVTSMDTASMASPSQSLTGAPGVPFHLQQHVLASQGLAMSPFGGLFPYPYTYMAAAAAASSAAATSSVHRHPFLNAVRPRLRYSPYSLPSVPDSTLLTTAIPPIDLKGDVMASSPVSATLDSTSEVTSRSSTISSGSVSLSPKTGSEKDSNNELQSIQRLVSGLDSKQDRERSVSP from the exons ATGCAATATCTGGACTTTTGGATGACCTTCCTGATGAGAGATCCAGTTATCCAAGGCTCGAGTATGGCATACCACCCGTTTTTGCCTAACCGGGGTCCAGAGTTTGCCATGAGTGCCATGCTGGGCCACCAGCCGCCCTTCTTCCCCGCGTTGGCACTGCCACCGAACGGCTCGCTTTCGCTACCAGGAGCGCTCGGGAAGCCTATTATGGAACAGTTGATGGGCACCGCGGATTCGGGCCTGCATTTCTCCTCTCTGGGGCATCAGGCCGCCGCTGCTCATCTTCGGCCTCTTAAAACACTCGAGCCggaggaggaagtggaggacGACCCAAAAGTTCATCTCGAAGCGAAGGAACTTTGGGAGCTCTTTCACAAGTGCGGCACAGAAATGGTTATCACCAAATCAGGAAG ACGAATGTTTCCTCCGTTTAAAGTAAGATGCACTGGCCTGGACAAGAAAGCCAAATATATTCTCTTGATGGATATTGTAGCGGCTGACGACTGTAGGTATAAATTTCATAATTCGCGTTGGATGGTGGCCGGTAAAGCTGACCCCGAAATGCCAAAGCGCATGTACATTCACCCGGACAGCCCAGCAACTGGCGAGCAATGGATGTCCAAAGTCGTCAACTTTCACAAACTTAAACTGACCAACAATATCTCGGATAAGCATGGATTT ACAATTTTAAACTCCATGCACAAATACCAGCCAAGATTTCACATTGTTCGGGCCAACGACATTCTCAAACTCCCCTACAGCACGTTCAGAACTTACGTTTTCCCCGAGACTGATTTTATTGCTGTTACTGCGTACCAAAACGACAAG ATTACACAGCTGAAAATCGACCACAATCCATTTGCTAAGGGTTTTCGAGATACTGGAAATGGAAGACGTGAAAAAAG AAAACAGCTGGCCTTACAATCCTTACGATCCTACGAGGAACCGCAGAAAAAAGAGAACGGCACGTCTGACGATTCATCCGGAGAACAGacttcatttaaatgttttcGTCCAGCTTCATCTCCTGCAGTGGCCACCGTGGGTCGGCAGAGTCTTAAAG ACTTCTGTGACAGCGACGAAGACAGTGACGAGGACGAAAGAGACGTAAACCCCAAAGAAGGACCAGACTCCAGCAaaatctccaccaccaccactgaaGACGCAAAGGAACGCGAGGGTGCTTTGAACAAACTCAACTCGTTTGGGGAAAGCGACTCTCGTTTGAGAGAGAGCAGGACTGAGAAAAGCCGTGCCGATTCGCGACACAGCCCTGTAACGCTCATTTCCAGCACCACGCGCTCGGGAGAAGATCACAAAAGTCCCGCAGGAGAGCAGCCCAAACTGGACGAGTGCCGCTCCGTTAGCAAGGAGAGTTATACGACACCATTGACTGTTCAGACAGACGCCGGCGTGCATCTGAACCAAAGCCACTTACACAATTTCGGATTTCCGCCCGGTTTGGCCGGGCAGCAGTTTTTCAATCACTTGGGAAGCGCCCATCCTTTCCTCTTGCATCCCAGTCAGTTCAATATGGGAGGTGCGTTTTCCAATATGGCCGCCGGGATGGGGCCATTATTGGCAGCCGTGTCCTCCGGAGGAGTGACCAGCATGGACACGGCCAGTATGGCGTCACCGTCGCAAAGTCTGACTGGAGCGCCGGGAGTGCCTTTTCATCTGCAGCAACACGTCCTGGCATCTCAG GGATTGGCGATGTCTCCTTTTGGAGGCCTTTTCCCATATCCCTATACGTACATGGCAGCAGCAGCTGCTGCCTCTTCCGCGGCAGCCACCTCCTCGGTTCATCGCCACCCGTTCCTTAACGCCGTACGCCCGCGGCTCCGGTACAGCCCTTATTCATTACCGAGTGTCCCGGACAGCACTTTGCTCACAACCGCCATTCCTCCCATCGACCTCAAGGGGGACGTCATGGCGTCTAGTCCGGTATCTGCGACTCTGGACTCCACGTCTGAGGTGACCAGCCGCTCTTCGACCATATCATCCGGCTCCGTGTCTCTTTCTCCCAAAACGGGCTCTGAAAAAGATTCAAACAACGAGTTGCAGAGCATTCAGCGCCTTGTGAGCGGACTCGATTCAAAGCAGGACAGAGAGCGAAGCGTATCTCcataa